The following are from one region of the Sorghum bicolor cultivar BTx623 chromosome 2, Sorghum_bicolor_NCBIv3, whole genome shotgun sequence genome:
- the LOC8055805 gene encoding probable transcriptional regulator RABBIT EARS, which translates to MDAAGQIKLQQQHQPPCSDNNFSLLAAAADSSSWPPPQVRSPPSSSSSSSYTCGYCKKEFRSAQGLGGHMNVHRLDRARLIHQQYMSSSSHRTAPPPSNPNPSCAVLDLGLSLSSLLARGGGDGGGLPVPLEKQLGDRFSSASSAAATNDYYSEVKNLELRMGACSHGGDGTEERLDLQLRLGY; encoded by the coding sequence ATGGATGCTGCCGGCCAAATCAAGCTGCAGCAGCAACACCAACCGCCATGCAGTGACAACAACTTCAGCTtgttggccgccgccgccgactcctCCTCCTGGCCGCCGCCACAGGTAaggtcgccgccgtcgtcgtcatcgtcgtcgtcctaCACCTGCGGGTACTGCAAGAAGGAGTTCAGGTCAGCACAAGGGCTGGGAGGGCACATGAACGTCCACAGGTTGGACAGGGCCAGGCTGATCCACCAGCAGTACATGTCGTCGTCGTCACACCGTACTGCTCCCCCTCCCAGCAACCCTAACCCTAGTTGCGCAGTTCTTGATCTTGGGCTCAGCTTGTCGTCGCTGctagcgcgcggcggcggcgatggaggCGGCTTGCCTGTTCCGTTAGAAAAGCAGCTGGGCGACCGTTTCTCCTCTGCATCGTCCGCTGCTGCGACTAATGACTACTACTCCGAGGTGAAGAACTTGGAGTTGAGGATGGGAGCGTGCAGTCATGGCGGCGATGGCACGGAAGAACGTCTGGATCTTCAGCTTAGACTGGGCTACTAG